From a single Entelurus aequoreus isolate RoL-2023_Sb linkage group LG12, RoL_Eaeq_v1.1, whole genome shotgun sequence genomic region:
- the LOC133662565 gene encoding major histocompatibility complex class I-related gene protein-like: MNLFVFFLLVVQMHSVTPVIHTLQYFHTTTSQVPNFPECVIVGYVDGVEISYYDSNSRKAESKQDWMNKITAEEPNYWLIETENCVVLEFTNKHNLGVLENSLLHLLVLLVGIKRLSLARRPPVSCILGSKLEQPCECGTTDEKQNVDGFRKMRWRLLLKLLLKAV, from the exons ATGAACTTGTTTGTATTCTTTCTTCTGGTCGTGCAAATGCACAGCGTGACGCCTG TGATTCACACGCTGCAGTATTTCCACACTACGACCTCTCAAGTTCCAAACTTCCCAGAGTGTGTGATTGTTGGTTATGTTGATGGAGTTGAGATTAGTTACTATGACAGCAACAGCAGGAAAGCAGAATCCAAACAGGACTGGATGAACAAAATCACAGCAGAGGAACCAAACTACTGGCTGATAGAAACAGAGAACTGTGTTGTTCTTGAGTTTACTAACAAACACAACCTTGGAGTTCTTGAGAACTCCCTGCTGCACCTCCTTGTGCTCCTTGTGGGAATTAAAAGACTCTCACTTGCACGTcgtcctcctgtctcctgcattTTGGGGTCAAAACTAGAGCAGCCATGCGA ATGCGGGACTACAGACGAAAAACAGAACGTGGACGGTTTTCGAAAGATGCGATGGAGGCTGCTGCTGAAGCTGTTGTTAAAGGCGGTCTAA